A section of the Marinoscillum sp. 108 genome encodes:
- a CDS encoding response regulator, with the protein MNGKFLLCVIVLFAIGMNVTAREAQKGVLDLRDADLSAAPVPLNGEWTFFWEQLLSPDAISSSTQDFFYFPELWNNHSSHGGVSLSRNGFATYHLTILLPRDRTDLALRIKHVYSAARLYIEDERIDFGGQVGMDPATSDPKWVPQIIELPDQDTVRITLQISNFSHRKGGAREAILLGDEAFLRSQANELLAFDLLLTGTLVMTGLFFCALYFFGQREKSAIFFSVFCLTFSYRVVGADDYTLQIIYPGMAWLTSIRLEYLSLFVPPIFFTLYTHALFPLKYRVNPLYVFVAISILASGITLIFPPTVFTSLVDAYLILLLAGILIVAYVYIRAYQRNMEGSRYALISSLMILMIFSYKIYLYMGAAEEIELISFVGYLAFFFFQSLILFFLFTNSLKEAKEQAEHAARTKSEFLSMMSHEIRTPMNAVIGLSNYLLGDQPTKNQEETLNTLKFSAENLLVIINDILDFSKIEADKIEFEYRSVDIRSLIENLNRVFLPIADAKKLKVVFECDDRIPQFISCDQTRTSQILTNLLSNAIKFTEEGVIRLSLKCESQTNDHVVIKFEVADTGIGIEKQRQEDIFQSFTQASSSTNRRYGGTGLGLTITKKLLKLQGSDLMLESELGNGSLFWFTQQFAIVEDIILESMPDNIEEQQLPLDVLLVEDNQINVMVASKFLNKWGASVTVAANGIEAIEAISTRNFHVVLMDLQMPVMDGFEAAEEIRKKNNLTPIIALTASALPEEQKKIRNSGMNDYIIKPFDPGELLKKLRHYT; encoded by the coding sequence ATGAACGGGAAATTCTTATTGTGCGTCATCGTACTTTTTGCTATTGGCATGAATGTCACAGCACGCGAGGCGCAGAAAGGGGTATTGGATTTGAGGGATGCTGACCTATCCGCTGCGCCCGTTCCCCTGAATGGTGAATGGACTTTTTTTTGGGAGCAATTGCTCTCCCCGGACGCTATCTCATCTTCCACTCAGGACTTTTTTTATTTCCCCGAGCTTTGGAATAATCACAGCTCCCATGGTGGAGTGTCGCTTTCACGGAATGGTTTTGCTACTTACCATTTGACTATTCTGCTACCACGTGATCGGACGGATCTCGCCCTGAGAATCAAACATGTCTATTCGGCAGCCAGACTGTATATCGAGGATGAAAGGATCGATTTTGGTGGGCAGGTAGGAATGGATCCGGCTACCTCAGATCCCAAATGGGTGCCCCAGATCATTGAATTACCAGATCAGGACACTGTTCGGATTACCCTTCAGATCTCCAATTTTTCTCACCGGAAAGGTGGAGCCAGAGAAGCGATTCTTTTAGGCGATGAGGCTTTTTTGAGAAGTCAGGCCAACGAACTTCTGGCTTTTGACTTGTTGCTGACTGGTACTTTGGTAATGACCGGCTTGTTTTTTTGTGCCCTTTATTTTTTCGGTCAACGAGAAAAGTCAGCCATTTTCTTTTCAGTTTTTTGTCTCACTTTTTCCTATCGGGTGGTGGGTGCTGATGATTATACCTTACAAATTATTTATCCGGGTATGGCGTGGCTGACGAGTATTCGCCTTGAATATCTATCGCTATTTGTGCCTCCTATCTTCTTCACACTTTATACGCACGCACTTTTTCCACTGAAATATCGTGTCAATCCCCTGTATGTTTTCGTGGCCATTTCCATCCTAGCTTCTGGCATTACATTGATTTTTCCACCAACGGTTTTCACCAGCTTGGTGGATGCCTATTTGATTCTGCTCCTCGCGGGTATTTTAATCGTGGCGTATGTATACATCCGGGCATATCAGCGAAACATGGAGGGGTCCAGATATGCTTTGATCAGCTCGCTGATGATTTTAATGATCTTCTCTTACAAGATTTACCTTTATATGGGTGCGGCGGAAGAGATTGAGTTGATTTCCTTTGTGGGGTACCTGGCGTTCTTCTTTTTTCAGTCGCTCATTTTGTTTTTTCTCTTTACCAATTCCTTGAAAGAGGCCAAAGAGCAAGCGGAACATGCCGCCCGCACCAAGTCGGAGTTTCTTTCTATGATGTCTCATGAAATCAGGACACCCATGAATGCTGTGATAGGGTTGTCCAACTATTTGCTGGGAGATCAACCCACCAAAAATCAGGAAGAAACCCTCAATACCCTCAAGTTTTCAGCTGAAAACCTCCTGGTCATCATCAATGATATTCTTGACTTCAGTAAAATTGAGGCTGATAAAATTGAGTTTGAATACAGGTCGGTCGATATCCGGTCGCTTATTGAGAACCTGAACCGTGTGTTTTTGCCGATTGCGGATGCCAAAAAGCTGAAAGTCGTCTTTGAGTGTGATGATCGAATTCCGCAATTCATATCCTGTGATCAGACCCGAACTAGTCAGATACTGACCAATCTGCTGAGCAATGCCATTAAATTTACAGAAGAAGGAGTGATCAGGTTGAGTTTAAAATGCGAATCACAGACCAATGACCATGTGGTCATTAAATTTGAAGTAGCAGATACTGGTATCGGGATAGAGAAGCAACGACAAGAGGATATTTTTCAGAGTTTTACACAGGCGAGTTCCTCCACTAACCGACGCTACGGAGGTACAGGTCTGGGGCTTACCATTACAAAAAAATTGCTCAAATTGCAGGGGTCTGACCTGATGCTGGAGAGTGAATTGGGCAATGGCTCATTGTTTTGGTTCACTCAGCAATTCGCAATAGTTGAAGATATTATATTAGAGAGCATGCCTGACAACATAGAGGAACAACAACTGCCGCTTGATGTGCTATTGGTTGAAGACAATCAGATCAATGTGATGGTGGCATCCAAGTTTTTAAATAAGTGGGGAGCCAGTGTGACTGTGGCGGCAAATGGTATAGAGGCAATAGAAGCCATCTCAACCCGCAATTTTCACGTGGTGTTGATGGATCTGCAGATGCCGGTGATGGATGGTTTTGAAGCAGCTGAGGAAATCAGAAAGAAGAATAATCTGACTCCAATTATCGCTTTGACGGCCTCAGCACTACCCGAAGAACAGAAAAAAATCAGAAACTCGGGAATGAATGATTATATTATCAAGCCCTTTGACCCGGGGGAACTTTTAAAAAAGCTCCGTCACTATACCTGA
- a CDS encoding ATP-binding protein produces MGQTQSATIDLRNADFSKSLSLDGTYEFYWDQLLLPGQLDTLTPGYFPFPSLWNNQFVGDKHLNANGFATYRAIILLPERSDYTLYVEDVYSAFALYFNGKLIAKNGQVATTPEAYLPKWKPQFVALPNVSDTNELILQIANFDHSKGGALEGMQIGTSEVMAAEYLALLAYDLILTGSLLTGGLFFLGLYFFGRRDKAILYFALFCLIYSYRVIGFGYYVLHSLVDVSWYVTTRIEYLTLFLATFAFGRFVHHTFPLEAKKIIWDILDGICLLFIGLTLLFPVSVYSHLVEPFFGILLIYIALTFFIYVRAKINRRPDSTFGLISVGVVFLIFVYNIFVYFGLLEENKAVSFWGYVSFFFSQSLILSFRFANSLKQAKEEAEKASQAKTDFLSTISHEIRTPLNAVVGISHFLLQDKPRKDQKENLISLKYSAENLTSLINDILDYNKLEFGSIEFEEMTVNLKEVITSIYRGYRVKAQAKGLDLNLEFDESIAIEIITDRTRLNQVLNNLLDNAIKFTKEGHVTLKVSRQGESRDRITIRYEVEDTGIGIPEDKLEQIFERFTQASSSTTREFGGSGLGLSIIKRLLELQGVAIQVQSKLGEGTTFFFEQEYTRGVARKVAPVSMEDQEQGMVEKLHGRQVLLVEDNTMNVVVAKKFLKSWHMKIDLAENGEVAVEKASSNYYDIILMDLQMPVMDGYEATRAIRATKNNVPIVALTASALVRVQEKVLHYGMNDYITKPFDPEELRKKLVKNIRG; encoded by the coding sequence ATGGGGCAGACTCAATCTGCTACTATAGATTTGAGAAACGCCGATTTCAGCAAAAGCCTTTCGCTCGATGGGACCTACGAGTTTTATTGGGATCAACTGCTGCTACCCGGTCAGTTGGATACACTGACTCCTGGCTATTTCCCGTTTCCCTCACTGTGGAACAATCAGTTTGTAGGTGACAAGCATTTGAATGCAAACGGGTTTGCTACATACCGGGCCATAATACTCTTGCCGGAGCGTTCCGACTATACGCTTTATGTTGAGGATGTTTACAGCGCTTTCGCGTTGTACTTCAATGGAAAGCTGATCGCCAAGAATGGTCAGGTGGCAACTACTCCCGAGGCTTACTTGCCCAAATGGAAGCCTCAGTTTGTCGCCCTTCCTAATGTGTCGGATACCAACGAACTGATCCTTCAGATTGCCAATTTTGATCACAGCAAAGGCGGTGCCTTAGAGGGTATGCAAATAGGCACTTCGGAGGTGATGGCTGCTGAATACCTGGCATTACTGGCTTATGACCTGATCCTTACGGGCAGTTTACTTACAGGTGGCCTTTTTTTTCTGGGTCTGTATTTTTTCGGAAGACGAGATAAAGCCATTCTTTATTTTGCGCTATTCTGCCTGATCTACAGCTACAGGGTGATTGGTTTTGGGTATTATGTGCTGCATTCACTGGTGGACGTCTCGTGGTATGTGACCACCCGAATCGAATATCTCACGCTGTTTTTGGCCACTTTTGCGTTTGGACGCTTTGTGCATCATACCTTCCCACTGGAGGCGAAAAAAATTATTTGGGACATACTTGATGGGATTTGTCTGCTGTTTATTGGGCTTACTCTTCTGTTTCCAGTGTCGGTTTACTCTCATCTGGTGGAGCCCTTTTTCGGCATATTACTGATTTATATTGCACTGACGTTTTTCATTTATGTCAGAGCTAAAATCAATCGTCGACCGGACTCCACTTTTGGTCTCATTAGTGTAGGAGTGGTCTTTCTGATATTTGTGTATAATATTTTTGTCTATTTTGGTCTCCTGGAAGAAAATAAGGCCGTTTCATTCTGGGGGTACGTCTCTTTCTTTTTTTCACAGTCACTCATCCTTTCATTTCGATTTGCCAATTCTTTAAAGCAGGCCAAAGAAGAAGCTGAAAAAGCCTCTCAGGCAAAAACGGATTTTTTGAGTACCATTTCGCATGAAATCAGGACCCCACTAAATGCCGTAGTTGGTATCTCTCACTTTTTACTTCAGGACAAACCTCGGAAGGATCAAAAGGAAAACCTGATTTCACTCAAGTATTCCGCAGAGAATCTCACCTCCCTTATCAATGATATCCTCGACTACAATAAACTGGAGTTTGGCTCCATAGAATTTGAGGAAATGACGGTCAACCTCAAGGAGGTTATTACCAGTATTTATAGGGGATATCGCGTTAAGGCACAGGCCAAGGGACTAGACCTTAACCTGGAGTTTGATGAATCCATTGCGATCGAAATCATCACAGACAGAACCCGCCTGAACCAGGTACTCAACAACCTGCTGGACAATGCCATCAAGTTCACAAAGGAAGGGCATGTGACCCTGAAGGTAAGTAGACAAGGAGAGAGCCGGGATCGGATTACGATCAGGTATGAAGTGGAGGATACCGGCATAGGCATCCCGGAGGATAAGCTGGAGCAGATTTTTGAAAGATTCACACAGGCCAGTTCCTCCACTACCAGAGAGTTTGGTGGGTCTGGACTCGGTCTTTCTATCATCAAAAGATTGTTAGAGCTCCAAGGGGTTGCCATTCAGGTGCAAAGTAAGCTCGGTGAAGGGACTACATTCTTTTTCGAGCAGGAATATACCAGGGGGGTGGCTCGCAAGGTGGCTCCAGTATCCATGGAAGATCAGGAGCAGGGCATGGTAGAGAAACTCCATGGGAGGCAGGTGCTCTTGGTGGAAGACAATACCATGAATGTGGTGGTGGCTAAGAAATTTCTAAAGAGCTGGCATATGAAAATTGATCTGGCAGAAAATGGGGAAGTCGCTGTGGAAAAGGCTTCCAGCAACTACTATGACATCATACTGATGGATTTGCAAATGCCAGTGATGGATGGGTACGAAGCCACCAGGGCCATCAGAGCCACCAAAAACAACGTGCCCATCGTGGCACTAACAGCCTCAGCGTTGGTGAGGGTGCAGGAGAAAGTGCTCCATTATGGGATGAACGACTACATTACCAAACCCTTTGATCCGGAAGAGCTCAGGAAAAAGCTGGTGAAGAACATTCGCGGCTAA
- the hemE gene encoding uroporphyrinogen decarboxylase, giving the protein MLKNDLISRAARGEKTERTPVWVMRQAGRILPEYRAVRNGLSGFKELVETPELAAEVTIQPVDILGVDAAIIFSDILVIPEAMGLPYEMVEKTGPIFRKTVATTEDLTSLKVAKAEDLSYTLEAIKITKRELSGRVPIIGFAGAPWTIFAYMVEGSGSKTFSKPRKMLYTDPELAHRLLDMITQSTIAYLKGQIAAGADMVQIFDSWAGVLPPEQYQKFSLAYIEQIAAAITEVPVTVFAKGAFFAIADMANISCNTVGLDWNMDVQEARKLLPGKTLQGNMDPCALYGTFDQVKSETIKMLKAFEGHPHIANLGHGVYPDTDPDKVRCFIDTVKEYRA; this is encoded by the coding sequence ATGTTGAAGAATGACCTCATCTCAAGAGCGGCCCGTGGAGAAAAAACGGAACGAACCCCAGTATGGGTAATGCGCCAGGCCGGAAGAATATTGCCAGAATACCGGGCTGTCAGAAACGGATTGAGCGGTTTCAAGGAGCTGGTGGAAACGCCTGAGCTAGCCGCTGAGGTCACCATTCAGCCAGTGGATATTCTGGGAGTAGACGCGGCCATTATCTTCTCGGACATACTGGTCATCCCAGAAGCCATGGGACTCCCCTATGAGATGGTGGAAAAAACAGGCCCCATTTTCAGGAAGACTGTGGCCACTACGGAAGACCTGACTTCACTCAAAGTAGCCAAAGCTGAGGACCTTTCTTATACCCTGGAAGCCATCAAAATCACCAAACGAGAGTTATCTGGCCGAGTGCCGATCATTGGCTTTGCCGGGGCTCCATGGACCATCTTCGCCTACATGGTAGAAGGAAGCGGTAGTAAGACCTTCTCTAAGCCGAGAAAAATGCTCTATACCGATCCGGAATTGGCCCATCGGCTGCTGGACATGATCACTCAAAGCACCATTGCCTACCTGAAAGGACAAATAGCAGCAGGTGCGGACATGGTGCAGATCTTTGACTCGTGGGCAGGTGTACTGCCCCCTGAGCAGTATCAGAAATTCTCATTGGCCTACATTGAGCAGATTGCGGCAGCGATCACTGAGGTGCCAGTGACAGTCTTTGCCAAGGGTGCTTTTTTCGCCATCGCAGACATGGCCAACATCAGCTGTAACACAGTGGGGCTGGATTGGAACATGGATGTGCAAGAGGCGCGAAAACTTCTTCCCGGAAAAACCCTGCAGGGTAATATGGATCCTTGTGCCCTCTATGGCACCTTTGATCAGGTCAAATCAGAAACCATTAAGATGTTGAAAGCATTTGAGGGGCATCCGCACATAGCGAACCTCGGACATGGCGTGTATCCAGATACTGATCCGGATAAAGTCAGATGCTTCATAGATACAGTGAAGGAATACCGGGCTTAG